A portion of the Daphnia magna isolate NIES linkage group LG4, ASM2063170v1.1, whole genome shotgun sequence genome contains these proteins:
- the LOC116921386 gene encoding serine/arginine repetitive matrix protein 2 isoform X4 has protein sequence MASSATSFFSAGRRKKYDVNPGSKAALQGIREGDVITSMNGQPTEREVTNSQAHALLKEAGPTLRLGLKQGSTLTKRLFKSSSGASVSSAGDVSSDNAPTRNQQTIAGNGGVAAQSTSASHNSSNNGAVQSSTSTTNKPTSLTRSEEDRPEDIVPERPARSPKNKRPGGKCSSSRATANNNNYNNNNNSGTEESEEDNGECSSIRIPAAIKSPTPAPTDDPLEGIHSILSEMEREIRHTGVDPQQETIAARLPEGASVEPRIGGLTIEEFIHFLALLERVKEQHLDTKESDEDPARSSPNALPAERTSPYDNIIKSLGPDHPLYCNVATSPRTSPPSDEERSRSSASSSPCSSDEDAGQFQLPDKPGIPGFSFLERLFLRRYLHVIPEEVASDCGSHSARLSRALSGLSSALSYLEDADDDRFSHESIGDEYRDFASGGSLTPVPPPPTTNDEEVDPLLVPLEAQSKGKASERVPPVAHGHSAPDDRPDENADSNSPPESPIEATVTRHPSEDEFSIVLAVPVMIVDSSDYDEPADSAAEDRNSVTSATASSLAEEDGDRPPGFPQVLEELNVRSNDQKAEEKRAEGDQMDEEENQSEATSLADYCELLDESALPLSVLMMQTSGCCRDGDETGQRADSERNDPTDGYGCSCSLGFSDDDDDAANNVTVISDDNHQEPQKMDEMATLDEVAGSNGTTAVEEKEMSRVERGDDDVVDCGGPILTESISDPAGEVTVAGTSVVTLIDAKIVSVDYEPVQLICSSARLCRVPGTADTLEEFQDDKVASHAENRQLAGDNPAELETDKTIGQVTIEPTDPVAFQTTNVSQTDDSERLERQTTSLADGGNRECVPLGQGVCSSTTEKHGHVVDEMRRLWEMRCNADASAGPSFLPHRDANPEQDLASADDGSDHSTPVPQEEPLAAIESSAVAMDSVRMKSIQEFRMLWSGWPPPPPLPPPPEHYGASETETGYSTDGSEPFRQRRRRAALANSGPTPPPRPTPPRDESLYRSRTDASVCRDRRPEPPLRYQPYPQRFQPLCYYSAPEAEDDDDDERVKARLLADWLVLANRKRSQSPCSGTYRSIQRSNYSTLTSTTTTTRETSARESESEASDYNDRHDCATVRRYRHDRRLQRDDESHGSSSSLLSTPYQASSPKPGVWSPGQQQSPPERDNNHQQRQEQQQQPSSISSGTQPPIWIPSSQQPSPKSERKEFRPVRLEALKKQAAAQQQPQQREGGQKPLGGTKPAAPTSLPPFTTNTSTPASQPSASTSNAPTTYSSYLYPSSWDSQRQQNATPYGNNSANSTPINTPASEHSVLTSTSTNFSALSWDRRTNGGSTYSGGSGSTTPTPSLQPLLLPATSSTPTSHLPKVPNPTVTLLQKAREGQLPKGAAYLETPKLGERSGNRLGQPPPPQQLHRSPYEPVYSIQREYCVPSSAASAAVAPSSGDENSQQPSASQQETRKFVDLTANKFSGVGPVSNEGVPIALRSGIREEEDHHHWYRRMYESLHRTGGPGDYVTVRYKAGRGRGGGYQSEPDQNNRYDYDSDAGRYATLDRRRQRIHNDSESNGGSPSRITNHESESYRYQPGRIEDYEPGIRSSITQQQPTKQSPKISIPSKSFTNFALKESGYESDSQLIFRRRYPNDSAEAGGGQTTPATDPQEQRLWYRDIQRGGEVPLHGLRKQQPDRPQDDPGELFLADLRIGNSEKKRKRDPWRYIRFKSKSPTPPSTQQRRKHRFLSVPAVLNRLQSCNMFRSGSSKRQSSATSSPNASEERKQKNAGMSTVKTTASVGTSTSSKGKTWRRIKSGSGSSGNGGSKKMSKLSASSPIDGGFVQREESTTPLPEDISALPQAVPHPPTQQDCKQMEPLPPPPIEDMLVDNPPQPPPPPKVVTESPEVKQRSTQQRVPSRPTLPAFPAFPTLSPLQSRPAKKKAASAGSKSEPALNVYLNHRQMVSQSKFRRMQDEQPAVEETPKMTRYQKLARDTKNLVARISGEIPSTEKIRQALKLPAGGATNGNGSNGKTHSDVDVTDPEFICDEQTAAILLAELEGNSEPQKAESGSQAESVAHPPQQQDKEQEKQQQHPKEEEDVGEHYHYVVPLETRMDDGECRSSAGSPEYIKTQRFTQLRSLYRSLERLNELEKLVPTDELNQVASTDGIIDFDLWRRLRQREKAQEEMRNLATWIQAAQREGECYFGTSPPPKWQRGADPGLRIKEQSVRILADKYKTLAEAKRYATQSLPRNFGQCPDGSRAESPVSAGRVSRSSQRRSSLTGKQMAVLKSQLSRVYTPPSRYETVVSPQRAPRKLPESLLNPTLYVRSVSESSRDCTLARLEQRRNRLMESQKALSIAGVGRAVARSQSASSPKPSNISEAERRTLSMRLGAEVKERYMTAAKPAVQQQQSTRAAIQYVQQLSQHMSRKLAASPRVLSPSSPGPYRTHQSRSSSRESSASSQQDYLLVLTPRGRNNADVESAVQEWADSTMVAKTPSPTPAVPQRSSSLNIRASLDEDSHSSNSSVQTVIHRDVQKKVDFFEKVIADSVGDPCDAGVVPFRTTQSVSDLRRSASTLVGRRRTRSVVVPQRSQSLSLHRPGSAASAYGSMTDVRLSQLMDRVKSLSPSPSGRRSSPGSVSGGGSHYLNLVKKGDVEKKCQYFSSPRVDQQNQQAQQQRAAQKQSRPVTPQLSSRSVPDSLPLWSAAEKFNRNKTVIKGQEMGDVSFIKRRYEQEQPRNRFRSQFGSTSTPSLQDGGTSGSFSWSRRLAAAANKRVSFPNFSSPSRAGSRAGSDTGSRSGGKKLDFTRVKPTLLSSARLALRQAQTAADPTAHHHTIGGRMSRPVTRTSSAAGGGSYSDIPSTISSVILASNNHTTTTAGNPTSKTTVASPDMSLKSTSEGSIRSRRSMSSPLPAIPVIAANPSGANVKPTTETTATHFVAKESGSAKPPTSSKATPTAQSPSAQTPEGDYQALASSSSHTGTFDPSMHQPTYRYTPPPPRSGGRPNRINSIYDSYATYPRHRAGMQSPTRPPLPAQWAHLTSPRKPARSSNPAGAAHRFAESEVTIHYRSPIRNLQQSGQQQTDIDEEELRQMQAEHMRRVYEQERRRKYIQELEDIESRRHMDNFTPLMKSPIPLNRYDDFMDDQPVPLGRPGSQNHQQRDRTPEPKIVARGLYNFVAQNARELSFQKGDIIFIRRQIDKNWYEGEHNAMVGIFPVNYVEIIPYDGVRLTNRKASEGKGRVKFNFVAQTPVELSLVKGELVIITRQVDEHWLEGRIGQRRGIFPISYVDIIQSCSTSTSNPNVKTPTTGGNALITNGSLRSTHQYRNQQPQHFSIQPKMSPANATSQHQYRAAPAQYNKPSSLMVDTRSDPVLYRALYTYAPQNDDELELQENDMICVLEKCDDGWYVGTSQRTGLFGTFPGNYVERV, from the exons CGCTTCCGGCGGAACGAACCAGTCCGTACGACAACATTATCAAATCGTTGGGACCCGATCATCCGCTTTACTGCAATGTGGCAACGTCGCCAAGGACGAGTCCGCCTTCCGACGAGGAACGGTCCAGATCATCCGCATCTTCGTCTCCGTGCTCGTCGGATGAAGACGCTGGACAATTTCAGCTGCCGGATAAGCCCGGAATTCCCGGATTCTCCTTCCTCGAGCGGCTCTTTCTCCGCCGCTACTTGCACGTCATTCCGGAAGAGGTGGCTAGCGATTGCGGAAGCCACAGCGCTCGTCTCAGCCGAGCCCTCAGTGGACTCTCATCCGCACTGAGTTACTTGGAAGACGCGGATGACGATCGATTTTCACACGAATCCATCGGAGACGAGTATCGCGATTTTGCTTCCGGCGGCTCCTTAACGCCCGTGCCGCCTCCGCCGACCACAAACGACGAAGAAGTCGATCCGCTTCTAGTTCCTTTAGAAGCGCAATCGAAAGGCAAAGCGTCCGAACGTGTTCCGCCTGTCGCTCACGGCCATTCCGCGCCAGACGACCGGCCGGATGAAAATGCCGACTCCAATTCACCGCCGGAATCGCCCATTGAAGCGACTGTTACCCGACATCCGTCAGAGGACGAGTTCTCCATCGTGTTGGCCGTGCCCGTCATGATAGTCGATTCCAGCGACTACGACGAGCCGGCGGATTCGGCCGCCGAAGATCGCAACTCTGTCACCTCCGCAACAGCTTCCAGCCTAGCGGAAGAAGATGGGGATCGTCCGCCGGGTTTCCCGCAAGTGCTGGAAGAGCTGAACGTTCGATCGAACGATCAGAAAGCGGAAGAAAAACGGGCGGAAGGAGATCAAATGGATGAGGAAGAGAATCAAAGCGAAGCGACTTCATTGGCCGATTACTGCGAGCTGCTTGACGAATCGGCGTTGCCACTCAGCGTCCTAATGATGCAAACATCCGGCTGTTGTCGTGACGGCGATGAAACGGGCCAACGAGCGGATTCAGAGCGGAACGACCCGACGGACGGATACGGATGTTCGTGTTCGCTCGGCTTCAGcgacgacgacgatgatgCAGCCAACAACGTGACCGTCATAAGCGATGACAATCATCAAGAGCCGCAGAAAATGGACGAAATGGCAACGCTGGATGAAGTTGCCGGATCGAATGGAACGACGGCcgtagaagaaaaagagatgagCCGAGTAGAACGAGGCGATGATGATGTCGTTGATTGCGGGGGTCCAATTTTGACCGAGTCCATTAGCGATCCGGCTGGAGAAGTAACGGTGGCTGGAACATCGGTAGTGACGTTGATTGACGCTAAAATCGTCAGCGTTGATTACGAACCCGTGCAGTTGATTTGTTCCAGCGCCCGACTTTGTCGCGTTCCTGGAACGGCCGACACTCTGGAAGAGTTCCAGGACGACAAGGTGGCCTCGCACGCTGAAAATAGACAATTAGCGGGCGATAATCCAGCGGAACTCGAGACGGATAAGACGATAGGGCAAGTAACGATTGAGCCAACTGATCCGGTCGCTTTTCAAACGACGAACGTGTCACAAACGGACGATTCCGAACGACTGGAACGCCAAACGACGTCGTTGGCGGATGGCGGGAATCGGGAATGCGTTCCGCTCGGCCAGGGCGTTTGCAGTTCGACGACGGAAAAACACGGCCACGTTGTGGATGAAATGCGCAGGTTGTGGGAGATGCGCTGCAATGCGGATGCATCCGCAGGCCCGTCTTTCCTTCCTCATCGCGATGCCAATCCGGAGCAGGATTTGGCATCCGCCGATGATGGGTCGGATCATTCGACTCCCGTTCCGCAAGAAGAACCGCTAGCCGCAATTGAATCGTCGGCCGTAGCGATGGATTCAGTTCGCATGAAATCCATTCAAGAATTTCGGATGCTTTGGTCCGGATGGCCTCCACCTCCTCCCCTACCGCCTCCTCCGGAACATTACGGCGCATCCGAAACGGAAACGGGCTATTCGACTGACGGATCGGAGCCGTTCCGCCAACGACGTAGGCGGGCAGCTCTTGCCAATTCTGGTCCGACGCCTCCGCCGAGACCAACGCCACCTAGGGACGAAAGTTTGTACCGCTCACGAACCGATGCGTCCGTTTGTCGCGATCGTCGCCCCGAACCGCCGCTAAGGTACCAGCCGTACCCGCAGCGCTTCCAGCCTTTATGCTACTATTCCGCACCGGAAGCGgaagacgacgatgacgaTGAGAGAGTTAAAGCTCGTCTGCTGGCCGATTGGCTGGTCTTAGCCAATAGGAAACGGAGCCAGTCGCCTTGTAGCGGCACCTATCGATCAATCCAGCGTTCCAATTACAGCACGCTGAcgtcgacgacgacgacgacccGTGAAACATCCGCCCGCGAGTCGGAATCGGAAGCTTCGGACTACAACGACCGTCACGATTGCGCTACCGTCCGTCGCTACCGTCACGACCGCAGACTGCAGAGAGATGACGAATCCCATG GATCTTCGTCATCGCTTTTGTCGACGCCCTATCAAGCCAGCAGTCCTAAACCAG GTGTTTGGTCACCGGGCCAGCAGCAAAGCCCTCCGGAAAGGGACAACAACCACCAGCAGCGACAagagcaacagcagcaaccaTCGTCGATTTCTTCCGGCACGCAGCCGCCAATTTGGATCCCGTCCAGCCAACAGCCCAGCCCGAAATCAGAACGGAAAGAGTTTCGGCCAGTCCGTCTTGAAGCGTTGAAGAAACAGGCGGCCGCCCAACAGCAGCCTCAGCAG CGAGAGGGAGGCCAGAAACCACTAGGTGGCACCAAACCGGCAGCGCCGACTAGTTTGCCACCTTTTACCACCAACACATCCACGCCAGCCTCTCAGCCTTCCGCATCCACTTCCAACGCCCCAACCACCTACTCCTCTTACTTGTACCCGTCCAGCTGGGACAGCCAGCGTCAGCAAAATGCCACGCCGTACGGCAACAACAGCGCCAACAGCACGCCCATAAACACACCGGCCAGCGAGCACTCGGTTTTGACCAGCACTTCGACAAACTTTTCCG ctttgTCGTGGGATCGGAGAACAAACGGTGGCTCCACTTACAGCGGCGGTTCGGGTTCTACTACACCTACACCTTCGTTACAGCCTTTGCTGTTGCCAGCAACATCTTCGACGCCAACTAGTCACCTGCCCAAGGTGCCAAACCCTACGGTCACTCTCCTACAGAAAGCCAGAG aAGGACAGTTACCGAAAGGTGCAGCTTATCTGGAGACACCCAAACTAGGCGAACGTTCCGGAAATCGCTTAGGTCAACCACCTCCGCCCCAGCAACTGCACCGTAGCCCATACGAACCAG TGTACAGCATCCAGCGGGAGTATTGCGTGCCGTCTTCTGCGGCGAGCGCCGCTGTTGCGCCGTCAAGCGGCGACGAAAATAGCCAACAGCCGTCGGCATCGCAGCAAGAAACGCGCAAGTTTGTCGATCTGACGGCTAACAAATTCAGTGGTGTCGGACCAGTCTCTAACGAAGGCGTTCCCATCGCTTTGCGCTCG GGTatcagagaagaagaagatcatcaTCATTGGTACCGGCGTATGTACGAGTCCTTGCACAGGACAGGAGGTCCAG GAGATTACGTCACTGTACGCTATAAAGCTGGTCGTGGTCGAGGTGGAGGCTATCAATCGGAGCCGGATCAGAACAATCGCTACGATTACGATTCAGATGCCGGCCGTTACGCGACGTTAGATCGAAGACGTCAACGCATCCACAACGACTCCGAATCTAACGGCGGATCACCTTCGCGAATAAC GAATCACGAATCGGAATCATATCGTTATCAACCCGGCCGCATTGAAGATTACGAACCGGGAATCCGATCCTCAATCACCCAACAGCAGCCAACCAAACAg TCACCTAAGATCAGCATCCCGAGCAAATCCTTTACGAATTT CGCTTTAAAAGAATCCGGCTACGAGAGTGACTCTCAGCTTATCTTCCGGCGGCGCTATCCCAACGATTCAGCCGAAGCGGGTGGTGGGCAGACGACACCGGCTACCGATCCGCAAGAGCAGCGTCTTTGGTACCGTGACATCCAGCGCGGAGGCGAGGTTCCATTGCACGGACTCCGCAAACAGCAGCCCGATCGACCACAAG ACGATCCAGGCGAATTATTTCTTGCTGATCTTCGGATAGGCAACAGCGAAAAGAAGCGCAAAAGAGATCCTTGGCGCTACATCCGTTTCAAATCTAAATCTCCGACGCCACCGTCGACGCAACAGCGACGTAAACACAGATTCCTATCCGTTCCGGCTGTTTTGAACCGGTTGCAGAGCTGCAACATGTTCCGCAGCGGAAGCAGCAAAAGGCAGTCTAGCGCCACTAGCAGTCCGAACGCGTCCGAGGAGCGGAAACAAAAGAACGCCGGAATGTCGACGGTTAAAACGACGGCATCCGTCGGTACGTCGACGTCGTCCAAGGGCAAAACCTGGCGCCGCATTAAATCCGGAAGCGGATCAAGTGGAAACGGGGGCAGTAAAAAGATGTCGAAACTCTCGGCGTCCAGCCCCATCGACGGAGGCTTCGTTCAGCGTGAAGAAAGTACAACGCCCTTGCCGGAAGACATTTCCGCCCTTCCGCAGGCTGTTCCACATCCACCGACGCAACAGGATTGCAAGCAAATGGAGCCATTGCCTCCGCCTCCGATTGAAGATATGCTGGTTGATAATCCGCCGCAACCGCCTCCGCCACCGAAGGTAGTGACGGAATCGCCGGAAGTAAAGCAACGGTCAACGCAGCAACGCGTCCCGTCCCGTCCAACGCTTCCGGCATTTCCGGCGTTTCCGACCTTGTCTCCTCTTCAATCGCGACCGGCCAAGAAGAAAGCGGCGTCGGCTGGAAGTAAATCGGAACCGGCCCTGAATGTCTATCTGAACCACCGTCAGATGGTGTCGCAATCGAAATTCCGGCGGATGCAGGATGAACAACCAGCTGTGGAAGAAACACCCAAAATGACCCGATACCAAAAACTGGCCCGTGACACCAAGAATCTCGTGGCCAGGATATCCGGAGAGATTCCTAGCACGGAGAAAATCCGGCAAGCTCTTAAACTTCCGGCTGGAGGGGCAACCAATGGAAATGGCTCCAACGGCAAGACGCACTCGGATGTGGACGTAACCGACCCGGAGTTCATTTGCGACGAGCAGACGGCCGCCATTTTGTTAGCCGAGCTGGAAGGCAACTCGGAGCCGCAGAAAGCTGAAAGCGGAAGCCAAGCGGAATCTGTAGCCCATCCGCCGCAGCAGCAAGACAAAGAACAAGAGAAGCAACAGCAACATccaaaagaagaggaagatgtTGGGGAACATTATCATTACGTTGTTCCGCTCGAAACTAGGATGGATGACGGAGAATGTCGCTCTTCCGCCGGAAGCCCGGAATACATCAAGACTCAGCGTTTCACTCAGCTTCGCTCGTTGTACCGCAGTTTGGAGCGGCTCAACGAGCTGGAAAAGCTGGTGCCGACGGACGAATTGAACCAGGTGGCCAGCACGGATGGCATCATCGATTTCGACTTGTGGCGTCGATTGAGACAGCGCGAAAAGGCCCAGGAAGAAATGCGCAACTTGGCCACGTGGATCCAGGCCGCGCAACGGGAAGGCGAGTGCTACTTTGGCACGTCGCCTCCGCCCAAATGGCAGCGCGGAGCCGATCCGGGACTCCGCATTAAAGAACAGTCGGTCCGCATCTTGGCGGATAAATACAAGACGCTGGCGGAAGCGAAGCGCTATGCTACCCAATCGCTTCCTAGGAATTTCGGGCAATGTCCTGACGGAAGCCGTGCGGAATCGCCCGTTTCGGCCGGTCGAGTTAGCCGCTCCAGCCAGAGACGCAGTAGTTTAACTGGAAAACAAATGGCCGTTTTGAAATCTCAACTTTCCCGCGTTTATACTCCGCCCAGTCGTTACGAGACGGTTGTGTCTCCGCAAAGAGCTCCCCGCAAGCTTCCGGAATCATTACTCAACCCAACGCTGTACGTCCGGAGCGTCTCCGAGTCCAGCCGCGATTGCACTCTTGCCAGACTGGAACAGCGTCGTAATCGGTTGATGGAATCTCAGAAGGCTCTGTCCATCGCCGGAGTCGGAAGGGCCGTCGCCCGTTCTCAATCCGCATCCTCCCCCAAGCCGTCCAACATTAGCGAAGCGGAGCGCCGTACTCTATCGATGCGTCTCGGCGCTGAAGTTAAAGAGCGTTACATGACGGCGGCCAAACCGGCCGTCCAGCAACAGCAATCCACCAGGGCGGCCATCCAGTACGTCCAGCAACTCAGCCAGCACATGTCCCGAAAATTAGCCGCATCGCCGCGGGTGTTGTCTCCCAGTTCGCCGGGACCTTACCGGACGCACCAATCACGCAGTTCGTCTCGCGAAAGCTCGGCCAGCAGCCAACAAGACTATTTGCTAGTGCTGACACCACGCGGACGGAACAATGCCGACGTAGAATCAGCCGTACAGGAATGGGCGGACTCGACCATGGTCGCTAAAACTCCTTCGCCAACTCCCGCAGTTCCGCAGCGCTCGAGTAGTCTGAACATCCGGGCCAGCTTGGATGAGGATTCGCACAGTTCCAACTCGTCCGTCCAGACAGTCATTCATCGCGACGTCCAGAAAAAAGTGGATTTTTTCGAGAAAGTCATTGCCGACTCGGTTGGGGATCCCTGCGACGCGGGCGTCGTTCCATTCCGGACGACTCAAAGCGTCAGCGACCTGCGCAGGTCCGCTTCCACGCTGGTGGGCCGTCGCCGGACTCGCTCTGTTGTTGTTCCGCAGAGGTCGCAGAGTTTATCGCTGCATCGGCCCGGATCAGCGGCTTCTGCTTACGGATCCATGACGGATGTTCGTCTCAGCCAGTTGATGGATCGGGTCAAGAGTTTATCGCCCAGTCCGTCCGGCCGTAGGTCATCTCCCGGAAGCGTTTCGGGAGGCGGATCGCATTATTTGAATTTGGTGAAGAAAGGGGATGTTGAGAAGAAGTGCCAGTACTTCAGTTCGCCGCGAGTGGACCAACAAAATCAGCAAGCGCAACAGCAGAGAGCGGCGCAGAAACAATCGCGGCCGGTGACTCCGCAATTATCCAGCCGATCCGTTCCAGATTCTCTTCCGCTGTGGAGCGCTGCAGAGAAATTTAATCGCAATAAAACGGTTATCAAAGGCCAAGAGATGGGTGATGTTAGTTTTATCAAACGTCGTTACGAGCAAGAGCAGCCCCGGAATCGCTTCCGGAGCCAGTTTGGTTCTACTTCGACTCCATCGCTCCAGGATGGTGGAACAAGCGGAAGTTTCAGCTGGAGTCGCCGcttggctgctgctgctaacAAACGGGTCTCGTTCCCCAATTTCTCTTCTCCGAGTCGAGCTGGAAGTCGAGCCGGAAGTGACACCGGAAGCCGATCCGGTGGCAAGAAATTGGATTTCACTCGGGTCAAGCCGACTTTGCTCTCTTCCGCACGTCTAGCCCTCCGCCAAGCGCAGACGGCCGCTGATCCGACGGCTCATCACCACACCATTGGCGGAAGAATGAGCCGACCGGTCACGCGTACCTCTTCGGCCGCCGGCGGTGGATCTTACTCCGATATTCCGTCCACCATTTCTTCCGTCATTTTGGCCAGCAACAATCACACGACCACCACCGCAGGAAACCCAACAAGCAAAACTACTGTGGCCAGTCCCGACATGAGCCTGAAATCTACTTCGGAAGGATCAATCCGCAGCCGACGTTCCATGTCCAGTCCTCTTCCGGCTATTCCGGTAATCGCTGCAAATCCGTCCGGCGCTAACGTTAAACCGACTACGGAAACAACTGCTACTCATTTTGTTGCTAAAGAATCCGGCAGTGCCAAACCGCCGACATCCAGCAAAGCGACGCCGACAGCCCAATCACCATCCGCACAAACGCCAGAGGGCGATTACCAAGCCTTGGCCTCTTCCTCCTCCCACACTGGCACTTTTGATCCGTCCATGCATCAACCGACTTATCGCTACACTCCGCCGCCTCCGCGTTCGGGAGGTAGACCCAACCGGATCAATTCCATTTACGATTCGTACGCCACCTATCCCCGCCATCGAGCCGGAATGCAGTCTCCAACTCGTCCTCCTCTTCCAGCCCAATGGGCCCACTTAACCAGCCCCCGTAAACCAGCCAGATCGTCGAATCCAGCAG GCGCAGCGCACAGGTTTGCCGAATCGGAGGTGACTATCCATTACCGCAGTCCGATCCGCAATCTGCAGCAAAGCGGCCAACAACAG ACGGACATTGACGAGGAAGAATTGAGGCAAATGCAAGCTGAACATATGAGACGTGTTTATGAACAAGAGCGTCGTCGCAAATACATCCAGGAATTAGAAGATATCGAATCTCGGCGACATATGGATAATTTTAC GCCACTGATGAAATCGCCTATCCCGTTGAACCGTTACGATGACTTTATGGATGACCAACCGGTGCCTCTCGGACGTCCTGGCAGCCAGAACCACCAACAGCGTGACAGAACTCCCGAGCCAAAAATAGTGGCTCGGGGTCTCTACAATTTCGTGGCTCAAAACGCCAG GGAATTATCGTTTCAAAAAGGTGACATCATCTTCATTCGACGACAGATTGACAAGAATTGGTACGAGGGAGAACACAACGCAATGGTCGGAATATTCCCCGTTAATTACGTCGAA ATAATACCCTACGACGGAGTGCGATTGACGAACCGCAAAGCCAGCGAAGGCAAAGGTCGAgtcaaattcaattttgtgGCTCAGACACCGGTAGAGCTATCTCTAGTTAAGGGAGAATTAGTAATCATCACACGACAGGTGGACGAGCACTGGCTAGAAGGCCGCATTGGTCAGCGTCGTGGTATATTTCCCATCAGCTATGTCGATATTATCCAGTCGTGTTCAACATCCACATCAAAtccta ACGTCAAGACACCGACAACGGGTGGCAATGCTCTTATTACCAACGGATCTCTCCGTTCCACTCACCAGTACCGTAACCAGCAACCGCAACACTTTTCTATC CAACCGAAGATGAGTCCGGCGAATGCAACGTCTCAGCATCAATACCGAGCAGCTCCAGCACAGTATAACAAACCCAGCAGTTTGATGGTTGACACACGCTCCGATCCCGTCCT ATACCGAGCGCTTTACACGTATGCACCGCAGAATGATGACGAGCTTGAACTACAAGAAAACGACATGATCTGCGTGCTGGAAAAGTGCGACGATGGCTGGTACGTGGGCACCAGCCAACGGACTGGCCTTTTCGGTACCTTTCCGGGCAATTATGTCGAACGCGTTTGA